A window of the Juglans microcarpa x Juglans regia isolate MS1-56 chromosome 5D, Jm3101_v1.0, whole genome shotgun sequence genome harbors these coding sequences:
- the LOC121264552 gene encoding putative germin-like protein 2-1, with protein sequence MASRINLLSGVLALIFTAALASDSSPLQDFCVADANSAVFVNGLVCKDPKTVQANDFSFSGLQMAGNTSNAVGSRVTAVTVAQLPGLNTLGISLARIDYAPWGINPPHTHPRASEILTVLDGCLEVGFVTSNPENRLITKVLKKGDVYVFPIGLIHYQRNVGKEMAIAIAALSSQNPGVITIANAVFGSNPDTPSDILAKAFQVDKNVVKFIQSKF encoded by the exons ATGGCCTCACGCATTAATCTCCTGTCAGGAGTTCTGGCTTTGATTTTCACTGCTGCATTGGCGTCTGATAGCAGCCCTCTTCAAGATTTCTGTGTTGCAGATGCAAACAGTGCAG TGTTCGTCAATGGTTTAGTCTGCAAGGATCCTAAGACAGTTCAAGCCAATGATTTTTCCTTCAGCGGGCTTCAGATGGCGGGCAACACATCAAACGCAGTTGGGTCAAGGGTGACTGCAGTAACTGTAGCCCAACTTCCCGGACTTAACACTCTTGGCATCTCTCTTGCTCGTATTGACTACGCACCATGGGGTATCAATCCTCCCCACACCCACCCTCGTGCCTCCGAAATCTTGACAGTCTTGGATGGTTGCCTTGAAGTTGGGTTTGTCACTTCAAACCCCGAAAACCGCCTAATCACAAAGGTGCTAAAGAAGGGTGATGTGTATGTATTCCCAATTGGCCTCATCCATTACCAAAGAAATGTTGGTAAGGAAATGGCCATTGCCATTGCAGCTCTAAGCAGTCAAAACCCTGGTGTTATAACCATTGCCAACGCTGTATTTGGGTCGAATCCGGATACTCCTAGTGACATTCTAGCAAAGGCTTTCCAGGTGGATAAGAATGTCGTCAAGTTTATCCAGTCTAAGTTCTAG